One Pseudorhodoplanes sinuspersici DNA segment encodes these proteins:
- a CDS encoding HesA/MoeB/ThiF family protein, with protein MLTPDELERYARHIVMRDVGGPGQQALKKARVLVIGAGGLGAPVLLYLAAAGIGTLGIVDDDLVSLSNLQRQVVHATPDIGDAKVDSAAGAISRLNPHVAVERHPVRIVAANALELIEQYDLVIDGSDNFATRYLVSDACYFAGKPLITGALGVFDAALTTLRPHERDAEGNPNPTYRCLFPEPPPPGSIPACSEAGILGALPGILGSMMALETMREIVGFGEGLVGRLLMVDARALRFETLAYAWDRNNPLSGENPTIKDLSIHE; from the coding sequence CAGGCGCTGAAAAAGGCGCGCGTCCTGGTGATCGGCGCCGGGGGCCTCGGTGCGCCGGTGCTGCTTTATCTTGCCGCGGCCGGCATCGGCACGCTTGGTATCGTCGACGATGATCTTGTGTCGCTGTCCAATCTGCAGCGGCAGGTGGTGCATGCGACGCCCGATATCGGTGATGCCAAAGTCGACAGTGCCGCGGGCGCCATTTCCCGGCTCAATCCGCATGTCGCGGTCGAGCGCCATCCGGTACGGATCGTGGCTGCCAATGCGCTCGAGCTGATTGAGCAATACGATCTTGTTATCGACGGCTCTGACAATTTCGCGACACGCTATCTCGTGTCCGATGCCTGCTACTTCGCCGGCAAGCCGCTGATCACCGGCGCGCTGGGTGTCTTTGATGCGGCGCTGACGACATTGCGTCCGCATGAGCGCGACGCGGAGGGGAATCCCAATCCCACCTATCGCTGTCTGTTTCCGGAGCCGCCGCCGCCCGGCTCCATCCCGGCCTGTTCGGAGGCGGGAATTCTCGGCGCACTACCCGGCATCCTTGGTTCAATGATGGCCCTGGAAACGATGCGCGAGATCGTCGGCTTCGGCGAAGGGCTGGTCGGGCGGTTGCTGATGGTCGATGCGCGCGCATTGCGTTTCGAAACGCTAGCCTATGCGTGGGATCGCAATAATCCGCTCAGTGGCGAAAATCCGACGATCAAGGATCTGTCGATCCACGAATGA
- a CDS encoding 2-hydroxyacid dehydrogenase yields MQNRKKPLVVVTRKLPERVETRMRELFDARLNLDDVPMTQAQLAEAVKTADVLVPTVTDRIDASVLAQSGGNLKLIANFGNGVDNIDVTTALQRGITVTNTPGVLTEDTADMTMALILAVPRRLAEGSQVLTGENEWGGWSPTWMLGHRIWGKRLGIIGMGRIGQAVARRARAFGLQIHYHNRRRVAEQIEEELGATYWESLDQMLARVDIVSINCPHTPATYHLLSARRLKLLRPEAYVVNTARGEVIDENALIRMIAAGEIAGAGLDVFEHEPAVNPRLAKLAREGKVVLLPHMGSATVEGRIDMGEKVIINIKTFMDGHKPPNRILPSML; encoded by the coding sequence ATGCAGAACCGGAAAAAGCCCTTGGTGGTCGTGACGCGCAAGTTGCCGGAGCGCGTCGAAACGCGCATGCGCGAATTGTTTGATGCGCGGCTGAATCTCGACGACGTCCCGATGACGCAGGCACAACTGGCCGAGGCGGTAAAGACCGCCGATGTTCTGGTGCCGACCGTCACGGACCGGATCGATGCTTCGGTGCTGGCCCAGTCCGGCGGCAACCTGAAGCTGATCGCCAATTTCGGCAACGGCGTCGACAATATCGACGTGACCACCGCACTGCAGCGCGGTATCACCGTGACCAACACGCCAGGCGTCCTCACCGAAGACACCGCCGACATGACGATGGCGCTGATCCTCGCCGTGCCGCGCCGGCTGGCCGAGGGCTCGCAAGTTCTGACCGGCGAGAACGAATGGGGCGGCTGGTCGCCGACCTGGATGCTCGGCCACCGGATCTGGGGCAAGCGGCTGGGAATCATCGGCATGGGCCGCATCGGCCAGGCTGTCGCCCGCCGCGCGCGAGCCTTCGGCCTGCAGATTCACTATCACAACCGTCGCCGCGTAGCGGAGCAAATCGAAGAAGAACTGGGCGCGACCTATTGGGAGAGCCTCGATCAGATGCTGGCGCGTGTCGACATCGTCTCGATCAATTGCCCGCACACACCGGCGACCTATCATCTGCTGTCGGCTCGGCGGCTGAAATTGCTGCGGCCGGAAGCCTATGTGGTGAACACCGCCCGCGGCGAAGTGATCGACGAGAATGCCCTGATCCGGATGATCGCAGCGGGCGAGATCGCAGGTGCCGGGCTTGACGTGTTCGAGCATGAGCCGGCGGTGAACCCACGGCTCGCCAAGCTGGCGCGCGAAGGCAAGGTGGTGCTGCTGCCGCATATGGGATCGGCCACGGTGGAAGGCCGCATCGACATGGGCGAGAAGGTCATCATCAACATCAAGACCTTCATGGACGGGCACAAGCCGCCGAACCGTATTCTGCCATCCATGCTGTAA
- a CDS encoding SH3 domain-containing protein produces the protein MTVPRQTIRTIAIALAFSILFLGQPVRAAGSEGAVGSASGLPVPRYVSLKSERVNVRTGPTKDHDVAWVFTKQGLPVEVTAEFENWRRIRDAEGAEGWVYHSMLSGRRTAVVTFRDKDQLVGVLESPAVEGGITAQLQPGVLASVKRCDGQWCRVTGRRFDGWVPQERLWGVYPNEKVD, from the coding sequence ATGACCGTACCAAGACAAACCATCCGGACCATCGCTATCGCTCTCGCGTTCTCCATTCTCTTTTTGGGCCAGCCCGTCCGGGCGGCCGGCAGTGAGGGTGCTGTCGGTAGCGCCAGCGGCCTGCCGGTGCCTCGCTATGTCAGCCTGAAGTCGGAACGGGTGAATGTCCGGACCGGCCCTACCAAGGACCACGATGTTGCCTGGGTTTTCACCAAGCAGGGTCTGCCGGTGGAAGTGACCGCCGAGTTCGAGAACTGGCGCCGCATTCGCGATGCCGAAGGTGCGGAAGGCTGGGTTTATCATTCAATGCTGAGCGGCCGGCGCACAGCGGTCGTCACGTTTCGCGACAAGGATCAGCTTGTCGGGGTATTGGAAAGCCCCGCGGTCGAAGGCGGGATTACCGCGCAATTGCAGCCCGGGGTACTGGCGTCGGTGAAGCGCTGCGATGGCCAGTGGTGCCGTGTCACTGGCAGGCGGTTCGATGGCTGGGTGCCGCAAGAGCGGCTGTGGGGCGTGTACCCGAACGAGAAAGTCGATTGA
- a CDS encoding cation:proton antiporter has product MNNTVFHEIAWLLLGAAAVGLLGTALRQPVIVSFIAVGIAAAAFFDSSPETASQIRFLAELGVALLLFLVGLKLDWRLVKRLGPVALATGLGQVVFTAGIGFPIGLALGLDWLTSLYVAVALTFSSTIIVVKLLSDKRELETLHGRIALGFLIVQDIVVVIAMVVLSTVGIGVTQRGGLTDLGAIIGSLLAVVVILVLFVRYLADPLMARLARTPELLVIASIGWAAAAAAVGDMIGLGKELGGLAAGVSIGSTPYRDLVSARLSALRDFLLLFFFLSIGATLDLSTLGKDVTPAIVFSLFVLIGNPLIVLFIMASMGYRTRTGFLAGLTVAQISEFSLIFMAMGLSLGHVDQSAVGLVTLVGLVTIALSVYMITYSQQLYAWCQPLLRPFDFGAWREAAAANDEDKATIDVIIFGLGRFGSQLLRRLEDAGYNVLGVDLDPQAIRRFSREGYQVRYGDVTEQDFWGELPLTQARWIVLSVPYGTILLTETDPRSGLLTAIRTHRFGGRVAITARTDQEARRLQEGGGVDLVLYPFDDAATSAAKQITDLDEESITQEAAGALAPASLVPPVSEDQPRVIIVGCGRVGDLVSEMLARHDVRYVALDSDSALVARERRRGKPIFYGDATDPELLRRFGIASAHALVVTMDNPTAVESVITAARTERPDLIIVARARDAEHATKLYELNVTDAVPETIEASLQLSEALLVNMGVPMGLVIASIHEKRDELRHALQGSEREGRVRRAIRASTRRKSDGGT; this is encoded by the coding sequence ATGAATAACACCGTTTTTCATGAGATCGCATGGCTGTTGCTCGGGGCCGCCGCCGTCGGGTTGCTGGGCACCGCGCTGCGCCAACCCGTGATTGTGAGTTTCATCGCGGTGGGGATCGCGGCTGCCGCGTTCTTCGACAGCAGCCCCGAGACGGCGAGCCAGATCCGCTTTCTTGCCGAACTCGGCGTTGCTCTCCTTCTGTTCCTGGTCGGCCTCAAACTCGACTGGCGCCTCGTAAAGAGGCTTGGTCCTGTCGCCCTCGCCACCGGGCTCGGCCAGGTCGTCTTCACGGCGGGCATCGGCTTCCCTATCGGACTTGCCCTTGGACTTGACTGGCTAACCAGCCTCTATGTCGCCGTTGCTCTAACCTTCTCTTCCACGATTATCGTTGTGAAGCTGTTGAGCGACAAGCGCGAGCTCGAGACGCTGCATGGCCGGATCGCACTCGGCTTTCTGATCGTCCAGGATATTGTCGTCGTAATCGCAATGGTGGTGCTGTCCACGGTCGGGATCGGCGTCACCCAACGCGGCGGATTAACCGACCTTGGAGCGATCATTGGTTCCCTCCTCGCCGTGGTCGTGATTCTGGTCTTGTTCGTGCGCTACCTCGCCGATCCGCTGATGGCGCGGCTCGCCCGCACGCCAGAGCTGCTTGTCATCGCTTCCATCGGCTGGGCAGCAGCGGCGGCCGCCGTCGGCGATATGATTGGCCTCGGCAAGGAGCTTGGCGGCCTCGCCGCCGGCGTCTCGATCGGCTCCACGCCCTATCGAGACCTGGTTTCGGCGCGGTTGAGTGCGTTGCGGGACTTCCTGCTGCTCTTCTTCTTCTTGTCGATCGGCGCAACACTCGATCTCTCCACTCTCGGCAAAGATGTCACCCCAGCCATTGTCTTTTCCCTGTTCGTGCTGATTGGCAACCCGCTGATCGTTCTCTTCATCATGGCCTCGATGGGCTATCGCACTCGCACTGGATTCCTCGCCGGCCTCACCGTCGCGCAGATTTCGGAATTCTCGCTGATCTTCATGGCGATGGGGCTCAGCCTCGGCCATGTCGATCAGTCCGCGGTCGGGCTCGTTACTTTGGTGGGCCTCGTGACGATCGCCCTGTCCGTCTACATGATCACCTATTCTCAGCAGCTCTATGCCTGGTGTCAGCCCCTGCTGCGGCCATTCGATTTCGGGGCGTGGCGGGAGGCAGCAGCGGCGAACGATGAAGACAAGGCAACGATCGATGTCATCATCTTCGGCCTCGGCCGCTTCGGCAGCCAGCTCCTGAGGCGCCTCGAGGATGCCGGCTACAACGTGCTCGGTGTCGATCTCGACCCCCAAGCAATCAGGCGCTTCTCGCGCGAAGGCTATCAGGTCCGCTACGGCGACGTGACGGAGCAGGATTTCTGGGGCGAGCTGCCGTTGACTCAGGCGCGCTGGATCGTGCTTTCGGTTCCCTACGGCACGATTCTGTTAACCGAGACCGATCCGCGCAGTGGCCTGCTCACCGCGATCCGCACTCATCGCTTCGGCGGACGCGTCGCCATTACCGCACGTACTGATCAGGAAGCCCGTCGCCTTCAGGAGGGCGGCGGCGTGGACCTTGTCCTCTATCCTTTCGACGATGCCGCGACGTCAGCCGCCAAACAAATCACGGACTTGGACGAGGAAAGCATCACGCAGGAAGCAGCAGGGGCGCTTGCTCCCGCGTCGCTCGTTCCCCCGGTATCCGAAGATCAGCCGCGGGTGATCATTGTTGGATGTGGCCGCGTCGGCGATCTGGTGAGCGAAATGCTTGCGCGGCATGACGTGCGCTATGTGGCCCTTGACAGCGATTCTGCTCTCGTCGCCCGCGAGCGGCGGCGCGGCAAGCCAATCTTCTACGGCGATGCCACCGATCCCGAATTGCTCCGCCGCTTCGGGATCGCCTCCGCTCACGCACTTGTCGTAACGATGGACAATCCAACTGCCGTGGAATCGGTCATTACCGCAGCACGTACTGAACGGCCCGATCTGATCATCGTGGCGCGAGCCCGCGATGCCGAGCATGCAACCAAACTCTACGAGCTGAACGTAACCGACGCCGTGCCCGAGACAATCGAAGCGAGCCTGCAATTGTCCGAAGCCCTGCTCGTCAATATGGGCGTTCCCATGGGTCTCGTAATCGCCTCCATTCACGAAAAGCGCGACGAACTGCGCCACGCTCTACAGGGGTCCGAGCGGGAGGGCCGAGTACGGCGGGCGATCCGTGCCTCCACCCGACGTAAGAGTGATGGCGGAACGTAG
- a CDS encoding universal stress protein: protein MKRLLVATDFSTRSDRALRRATLLARQLSAEIVLVHVVDDDQPPRLVKAQERESQGLLTDLAATLREIDQVHCETRVVLGEPFHAIAEMAERADADVVVMGAHRRQALRDVFIGTTIERTIRRSRRPVIMANAIPAGNYDRVLVAVDFSGCAAIAVKEARKLGLLDRTEVLVLHAFEAPVQNMTIRASITMDQLKDHIAEEEERAAGELLKFLREVDLRPSRHFVQLIELSAPETIRDCVRKHKVDLVVMGTHGRTGPAKFFLGSVAEEVLRNSDVDVLVVPAAASLPSEPQ, encoded by the coding sequence ATGAAACGGCTACTCGTTGCGACGGACTTCTCGACACGTTCCGATCGTGCCTTGCGGCGAGCAACGCTGCTGGCGCGGCAGCTCTCCGCCGAAATCGTTCTCGTTCATGTCGTGGATGACGACCAGCCGCCCCGCTTGGTCAAGGCACAGGAGCGCGAATCACAAGGTCTACTGACCGATCTGGCCGCTACTCTGCGCGAAATCGATCAGGTGCATTGCGAGACGCGCGTGGTCCTCGGCGAACCGTTTCACGCGATCGCCGAAATGGCGGAGCGCGCCGATGCAGATGTCGTTGTCATGGGGGCTCATCGGCGGCAAGCCCTGCGGGACGTCTTCATCGGCACGACGATCGAGCGGACGATCCGAAGGAGCCGGCGTCCCGTCATCATGGCGAACGCAATTCCGGCAGGAAATTATGATCGCGTTCTCGTCGCAGTCGATTTTTCGGGCTGCGCGGCGATTGCCGTAAAGGAGGCGCGAAAGCTAGGCCTTCTTGATCGCACCGAAGTTCTTGTTTTGCATGCCTTCGAGGCTCCGGTCCAGAACATGACGATCCGCGCGTCTATAACGATGGATCAGTTGAAGGATCACATCGCAGAGGAGGAGGAGCGTGCCGCGGGAGAACTTTTAAAGTTTCTGCGTGAGGTCGATCTGCGACCGAGCCGCCATTTCGTTCAACTTATTGAGCTCTCTGCGCCGGAGACAATCCGGGACTGCGTTCGCAAGCACAAGGTCGATCTTGTGGTGATGGGAACTCACGGCAGAACAGGCCCAGCAAAGTTCTTCTTGGGGAGTGTGGCAGAGGAGGTGCTGCGCAACTCCGACGTCGACGTCCTGGTCGTCCCGGCAGCTGCCAGCCTGCCGTCGGAGCCTCAATAG
- the irrA gene encoding iron response transcriptional regulator IrrA: MHLGDPRRADLNGCPWHDVKSMLREVGLRPTRQRMALGWILFAKGDRHLTAEMLYEEATKAKVPVSLATVYNTLHQFTEVGLLRQVAVDGSKTYFDTNASDHHHFFVEGDNELVDIPGNDVIVDKMPIAPEGYEVARIDVVVRLKKIDKRR; this comes from the coding sequence ATGCATCTCGGGGATCCCCGTAGAGCCGATCTGAACGGCTGCCCCTGGCACGACGTCAAGTCGATGCTCCGCGAAGTGGGCCTGCGTCCAACCCGTCAGCGCATGGCGCTGGGCTGGATCCTGTTCGCCAAAGGCGACAGACATTTGACGGCAGAAATGCTGTACGAAGAGGCCACGAAGGCCAAGGTGCCGGTGTCGCTGGCCACGGTCTACAATACGCTGCATCAGTTCACCGAAGTTGGTCTGTTGCGCCAGGTCGCGGTCGATGGTTCCAAGACCTATTTCGACACCAACGCGTCAGACCATCACCACTTCTTTGTCGAAGGCGACAATGAGCTGGTCGACATTCCGGGCAATGACGTGATCGTCGACAAAATGCCGATCGCGCCGGAAGGCTATGAGGTCGCCCGCATCGATGTGGTCGTGCGGCTGAAGAAAATCGACAAGCGCCGCTAG
- the fabA gene encoding 3-hydroxyacyl-[acyl-carrier-protein] dehydratase FabA produces the protein MQSRQTSYEYEELLACGRGELFGEGPQLPLPPMLMFDRISEMSEQGGEHGKGLVRAELDVKPDLWFFPCHFKGDPVMPGCLGLDALWQLLGFFLGWTGSSGNGRALGLGELKFSGQVLPSMKKVVYGLEIKRVMRSKLVLGIADGWLSADGNVIYRASDLKVGLFKQDAPLAAGA, from the coding sequence ATGCAGAGCCGCCAAACCAGCTACGAATATGAAGAACTTCTGGCCTGTGGCCGGGGTGAATTGTTTGGCGAGGGACCGCAATTGCCATTGCCGCCGATGCTGATGTTCGATCGCATCTCGGAAATGTCCGAACAGGGCGGCGAACACGGCAAGGGCCTCGTCCGGGCGGAACTCGATGTGAAGCCGGACCTCTGGTTTTTCCCCTGTCATTTCAAAGGCGATCCGGTGATGCCGGGCTGCCTCGGCCTCGATGCCCTGTGGCAATTGCTGGGCTTTTTCCTTGGCTGGACCGGTTCTTCGGGCAATGGCCGGGCGCTGGGTCTTGGCGAACTGAAATTCTCCGGGCAGGTGCTGCCGAGCATGAAAAAGGTCGTTTATGGCCTCGAGATCAAGCGCGTCATGCGATCCAAGCTGGTGCTGGGCATCGCCGACGGCTGGCTCTCGGCCGATGGTAACGTCATTTACCGCGCCAGCGACCTGAAAGTCGGCCTGTTCAAGCAGGACGCACCGCTGGCGGCTGGCGCCTGA
- the fabB gene encoding beta-ketoacyl-ACP synthase I, with protein MRRVVVTGMGIVSSIGNNTQEVLASLHEGRSGVVRADDYVKLGFRSQVHGAPTLVAEDVVDRRAMRFHGGGTAWNHVAMDQAIRDAGLEDGDVSNERTGIVMGSGGTSTKTIVESAEIARTKGPKRVGPFAVPKAMSSTASATLATWFKIKGLSYSISAACATTNICIGNAYELIQWGKQDMIFAGGCEDLDWTLSVLFDGMGAMSSNYNDRPAVASRPYDKNRDGFVIAGGAGVLVLEELEHAKARGAKIYGEICGYGATSDGVDMVAPSGEGAARCMKMALSTVKAPVDYINPHATSTPIGDLKEIEAIRAVFGDKCPPISATKSLTGHSQGATGVHEAIYSLLMMQNGFISASAHIDELDPAFADMPILRERKDNVKLGCVLSNGFGFGGTNATVVFKHIDA; from the coding sequence ATGCGGCGAGTGGTCGTCACCGGGATGGGAATTGTCTCATCCATCGGTAACAATACGCAGGAGGTTCTTGCGAGCCTGCATGAAGGTCGTTCGGGCGTCGTCCGTGCGGACGATTACGTGAAACTCGGTTTCCGCAGCCAGGTGCATGGTGCGCCGACGCTGGTTGCAGAAGACGTCGTCGATCGCCGTGCGATGCGCTTCCATGGCGGCGGTACGGCCTGGAATCATGTCGCGATGGATCAGGCGATCCGCGACGCCGGTCTTGAAGACGGCGATGTCTCAAACGAACGCACCGGAATTGTCATGGGCTCCGGCGGCACCTCGACCAAGACCATCGTCGAATCCGCTGAGATCGCGCGCACGAAAGGGCCGAAACGCGTCGGTCCGTTTGCCGTCCCGAAGGCGATGTCATCGACCGCTTCGGCGACGCTGGCTACATGGTTCAAGATCAAGGGCCTCAGCTATTCGATCTCTGCCGCCTGCGCGACGACCAACATCTGTATCGGCAATGCGTATGAGCTGATCCAGTGGGGCAAGCAGGACATGATCTTCGCCGGCGGCTGCGAGGATCTCGACTGGACGCTCTCTGTGTTGTTCGACGGAATGGGCGCGATGTCATCAAACTATAACGATCGCCCCGCAGTGGCGTCGCGGCCCTATGATAAAAACCGCGATGGTTTCGTAATCGCGGGCGGCGCGGGCGTGCTGGTGCTGGAAGAGCTGGAGCATGCCAAGGCGCGGGGCGCAAAAATCTATGGTGAAATCTGCGGCTATGGTGCGACATCGGACGGTGTCGATATGGTTGCGCCTTCGGGCGAAGGTGCGGCGCGCTGTATGAAAATGGCGTTGTCGACGGTGAAGGCGCCTGTCGATTATATCAATCCGCATGCCACATCGACGCCGATCGGCGATCTCAAGGAGATCGAAGCGATCCGCGCTGTATTTGGCGACAAATGCCCGCCGATCTCCGCGACCAAGTCTCTGACCGGGCATTCCCAGGGCGCGACCGGCGTGCACGAGGCGATCTACTCGCTGCTGATGATGCAGAACGGATTTATCTCCGCGAGCGCGCATATCGACGAACTCGATCCGGCCTTTGCCGACATGCCGATCCTGCGCGAGCGCAAGGATAACGTGAAGCTCGGCTGCGTTCTGTCCAATGGTTTCGGCTTCGGTGGCACCAACGCAACCGTGGTGTTCAAACACATCGATGCCTGA
- the fabI gene encoding enoyl-ACP reductase FabI, producing MTKLMQGKRGLIMGVANDHSIAWGIAKTLADHGAELAFTYQGDALLKRVKPLAESAGSDFLMPCDVEDIATVDAVFAEMKKKWGTIDFFVHAVGFSDKNELKGRFADTTRENFVRTMVISCFSFAESAKRAAELMPNGGAMLTLTYNGGDRAMPNYNAMGLAKAALESSVRYLAVDFGQQKIRVNAISAGPIRTLAGAGIHDARYMFAFQQRHSPLGRGVTLEELGGAGLYLCSDLSGGVTGEIHFVDSGYNVIAMPLPDALRAEGEKSVD from the coding sequence ATGACCAAATTGATGCAAGGCAAGCGCGGGCTCATCATGGGCGTCGCCAACGATCACTCGATTGCGTGGGGCATCGCCAAGACGCTCGCGGACCACGGCGCTGAACTCGCTTTCACCTATCAGGGCGACGCGTTGCTCAAGCGGGTCAAGCCGCTGGCGGAATCGGCGGGCTCGGATTTCCTGATGCCGTGTGATGTGGAAGATATCGCAACCGTCGATGCTGTGTTCGCCGAGATGAAGAAGAAGTGGGGCACGATCGACTTCTTCGTCCACGCCGTCGGTTTTTCCGACAAAAACGAATTGAAGGGCCGGTTTGCCGATACGACACGCGAGAATTTCGTGCGCACTATGGTAATTTCCTGCTTCTCTTTCGCGGAGAGTGCGAAACGTGCCGCCGAATTGATGCCGAATGGCGGCGCCATGCTGACGCTGACCTATAACGGCGGCGATCGCGCCATGCCGAACTACAACGCGATGGGTCTTGCGAAGGCGGCGCTGGAATCCTCGGTGCGCTATCTCGCGGTCGATTTCGGCCAACAGAAGATTCGCGTGAATGCGATTTCTGCCGGTCCGATCCGGACGCTGGCCGGCGCTGGCATCCACGATGCGCGCTATATGTTTGCCTTTCAGCAGAGACATTCGCCGCTTGGTCGCGGCGTGACGCTGGAGGAACTCGGAGGGGCGGGCCTTTACCTGTGCTCCGATCTTTCGGGCGGCGTCACCGGCGAAATCCATTTCGTGGATTCAGGTTACAACGTAATCGCGATGCCGCTGCCGGATGCTTTGCGCGCGGAAGGCGAGAAATCGGTGGACTAG